From the Quercus lobata isolate SW786 chromosome 6, ValleyOak3.0 Primary Assembly, whole genome shotgun sequence genome, one window contains:
- the LOC115950479 gene encoding F-box protein At4g35733-like has product MSESLECSELPEELLLPIGKGLDTRIEILRFRGVCKSWRSAISCSDFIPRFPQNFPNPSAPPLRRRRRRLFWLALFHDEADHLHQQTICLLHETILYRLTPSASSEKGWLIKIEDCKCKMHLLDPHRQRYESDSDSPNILPNNFVLLDYDTVELSRAYTLEIQSLIPAARVNKVVMFNDCHVFVVHSDGKLGHAKCGDESLTCLGEKDMEFDDVIVYEGQVYVVDRFGIGWWIRINDSTLDLVEVWNPCGSDSLKTQKHFVESDGTIYIVDRHLDREWRGGHYACVVGFKVYKKNEWGEWVLEESLGDRAFILRSDCSLSVSTGEFFGYEANCIYFTQQKRIHVFKLENNSITSADLNGDKVYIQTAS; this is encoded by the coding sequence ATGAGTGAGAGTTTGGAATGCTCGGAACTTCCCGAGGAACTGTTACTACCGATCGGCAAAGGCCTCGACACCCGCATCGAAATTCTCCGATTCCGCGGTGTCTGTAAATCATGGCGCTCGGCTATTTCTTGCTCCGACTTCATCCCTCGCTTCCCTCAAAATTTTCCCAACCCTTCTGCTCCGCCACTGCGGAGGCGAAGGCGAAGGCTATTCTGGCTAGCTCTATTTCATGATGAAGCTGACCATCTTCACCAGCAAACCATATGCCTTCTCCACGAAACCATTCTCTATCGTCTAACTCCCTCAGCTTCTTCGGAAAAGGGATGGTTGATCAAGATTGAAGATTGCAAATGCAAAATGCATCTTTTAGACCCACATCGACAAAGGTACGAATCCGATTCCGATTCCCCCAATATTTTGCCCAACAACTTTGTTTTACTGGACTATGATACTGTCGAATTATCTAGAGCTTATACCCTTGAAATTCAAAGCCTCATTCCAGCTGCGCGAGTTAATAAAGTTGTGATGTTCAACGACTGTCATGTTTTTGTTGTCCATAGTGACGGTAAATTAGGCCACGCAAAATGTGGGGATGAGAGTTTGACCTGTTTAGGTGAAAAGGATATGGAGTTCGATGATGTTATTGTGTATGAGGGCCAAGTCTATGTGGTTGATCGATTCGGAATAGGTTGGTGGATCAGAATCAATGATTCGACATTGGATTTGGTTGAAGTCTGGAATCCTTGTGGGTCAGATTCTCTGAAGACACAGAAGCATTTCGTGGAGTCGGATGGAACGATCTATATTGTTGATAGACACCTTGATAGGGAATGGAGAGGCGGTCATTATGCCTGTGTGGTTGGTTTCAAAGTGTATAAGAAGAATGAATGGGGTGAATGGGTTTTGGAGGAAAGCTTGGGGGATCGAGCTTTTATTCTACGCAGTGATTGTTCGCTCTCTGTTTCGACTGGAGAATTTTTCGGATACGAGGCGAATTGCATTTACTTCACTCAGCAAAAACGAATTCATGTTTTCAAATTAGAGAATAACAGCATCACCAGTGCAGATTTGAATGGGGACAAAGTTTACATCCAAACCGCTTCGTAA
- the LOC115949580 gene encoding F-box protein SKIP23-like has product MEKPPPSPPPTANSPQWSGLNRDLLEKIAKCIDTRTDVLHFRAVCPTWRSSTPLPPKTSLPPLIKLPFPIGPNPRLNPKRRGHFTLKESTIFSIEPITKISNSYYSTTKTWLIKIEFLTASNEPNTKVLLKEPLSRFAFEGLNQKLPKVLNLLDYKVSEVSKVCGLEFVAVGKNPDEIDFNEMKSIRIRKVVVSDSKKDQDFAIMAVHTGAKLGVWKMGDKKWTNIDDGRERALYDDAVYYKGKFYAVDINGLAISVDSSMKIKKVAHPLPRFGFGHGGQFKYLVKSPDELFLVDKYYDVEREMFEDERVDSDSDSSDFPLYLMVYKLNEEECEWVKVKSLGDLALFVGDDCSFCVSVKDYVGCKANCVYFTEDSFSKGGRDDYPGYDTGLFDLEDGTASPLSAFPGYSKVFWPPPTWLKANSCSSGITAVTSTFNQKLQITGHSP; this is encoded by the coding sequence ATGGaaaaaccaccaccatcaccgcCACCAACAGCAAACTCACCCCAATGGTCAGGTCTCAATCGAGACCTACTCGAAAAGATAGCAAAATGCATCGACACTCGAACCGATGTTCTCCATTTCCGCGCCGTTTGCCCCACATGGCGCTCTTCCACTCCTCTCCCACCAAAAACCTCATTGCCTCCTCTCATCAAACTTCCCTTCCCAATTGGCCCAAACCCTCGTCTCAACCCCAAGCGCCGTGGCCACTTCACTCTCAAAGAATCCACAATCTTCTCCATCGAACCCATCACCAAAATCTCAAACTCTTATTATTCCACCACCAAGACCTGGTTGATCAAGATCGAGTTTTTAACTGCTTCAAATGAACCCAACACTAAAGTCCTTCTCAAGGAGCCTCTTTCAAGGTTTGCTTTTGAGGGTCTGAACCAAAAGTTGCCTAAAGTTTTGAACTTGCTCGACTATAAGGTCTCCGAGGTGAGTAAAGTTTGTGGGCTTGAGTTTGTTGCTGTTGGGAAAAACCCAGATGAGATTGATTTTAACGAAATGAAATCCATCAGGATTAGGAAAGTTGTAGTGTCGGACTCGAAGAAAGATCAGGACTTTGCGATCATGGCTGTTCACACTGGCGCAAAACTTGGTGTGTGGAAAATGGGTGATAAGAAGTGGACTAACATAGATGatgggagagagagagctctTTATGATGATGCTGTTTATTATAAGGGAAAGTTCTACGCTGTGGATATCAATGGGTTGGCTATTTCCGTGGATTCTTCTATGAAGATCAAAAAGGTTGCGCATCCTTTACCTCGTTTTGGGTTTGGACATGGTGGTCAGTTCAAGTATTTGGTGAAGTCCCCAGATGAGTTGTTTTTGGTGGACAAGTATTATGATGTGGAAAGGGAAATGTTTGAGGATGAGCGTGTGGATTCTGATAGCGACAGTAGTGATTTTCCACTTTATTTGATGGTGTATAAGTTGAATGAGGAAGAGTGCGAGTGGGTTAAGGTGAAGAGCTTGGGGGACTTAGCGTTATTTGTGGGTGATGATTGTTCTTTCTGTGTTTCAGTTAAGGATTACGTTGGATGCAAGGCAAATTGTGTGTATTTCACTGAAGATTCGTTCAGCAAAGGTGGAAGGGATGATTATCCTGGTTATGACACTGGGTTGTTTGATTTGGAGGATGGTACTGCTTCTCCATTGTCAGCTTTTCCTGGCTATTCTAAGGTTTTCTGGCCACCCCCAACTTGGCTCAAGGCTAATTCTTGCTCATCAGGCATAACTGCGGTGACAAGTACCTTCAATCAAAAGTTACAGATAACAGGTCATAGTCCATGA